DNA sequence from the Pseudomonas tritici genome:
GGATGGTGCTGGCAGCAGGCGCACTCGTCGTCATTTCGGGTGTGGCGATCTGGAAACCCATTCAACTTCAAGAGCTGGTCGCGCTACTGGGCGGCTATGACGTCGCTCGCTACGTACATTTTGCGGCGATGGCGGTAATTGCTGCATTCGTCGTGATTCATCTTGGGTTGGTAATGCTGGTACCCAAAACCCTGCTGCCAATGATTTCAGGTGGGGTGCGGTCGCTTGATATCAGGAGAAATGGCCATGACTGAATCCAGAAAAGGAACTGTTCAGCGCGTCAGGCTTGAACCTGCGCAACAGCTTGAGTTGGAGAATATCCAGCGCCGGCATTTCCTTCGTGCCGGCTTGACCGTGGGTGCGATGTCGATGCTGACCGGCTGCAACCTGCAGGACGGCGATCAGGTTGACAAGGTCCTTTGGGCCATGTCGCGCTGGAACGATAGGGTCCAGGCATGGCTGTTCAGCGGACAGAAACTGGCGCCGACCTTCACCCGCGCGCAGATCACTACGCCATTTCCGTTCAACGCATTCTATGGCCAGGACGATATCCCTGAAGTGGACCTCGCCAGTTACTCGCTCGCCGTCTCCGGTCGGGTCAGGGACAAGGCTCCATGGACACTCGAAAGCTTGCGCAAACTGCCGCAACGTAGCGATATCACCCGTTTGATCTGTGTTGAAGGTTGGAGCGCCATAGGACAATGGGGAGGTGTACCGCTCAAAACCTTTCTGGAACACATCGGTGCCGATACCACAGCGAAATTCGTCGGTTTCAAATGTGCTGATCGCTATTACTCCAGTCTGGACATGCCGACGGCCTTGCACCCACAGACACTGCTGGCGCTGGATTACGCTGATGTCGCGTTGCCGCCCGAGTACGGCTATCCGCTGCGGGTTCGAGTACCCACCAAATTGGGCTTCAAAAACCCCAAGCATGTTGTCGAGATTTTCGTGAGCAACGACAACCCGGGCGGGTATTGGGAAGACCAGGGATACAACTGGTTCAGCGGGATCTGATAGCGCAAAAACTGAACAGCCACGCCAGGAATGCTGGCGAGACTCATGACACCAGACCTGATATGAGGCGTCCCCATGACCTATATATCTGCGGTACCGCCAGCTTCATCAGTGTTACCGACTTCAGAAAACAAGAAGCGGGCAACGACCCATAGTGCAGATTTCCAATCCCAATTGCAGGCTCAGTCCAGATCACCTGTGCAGGAGCCGGATACAACCCGCGCTCATCTGTTATCGGAATCGACCACAAACCTGTCATGCCGGCCGGAGATGCGAGCGCTGCTTCAATTGTTGCCATGGCGAAGGAACGCCGACGGTTCTTTCAGCAGACCGGGCCGATCAGTGCCAGGTACGCGAGCCAGTGGCTTGGATATTGCGGACTTCAACTTCCCTGATCGAAACATTCTGGATAGCAGTGAGATTATCAAACACACCTGCGGAAATGAGGAGGGTAGACGGCCCTACTCAAAGTCCTTTGATGAGCGAATCGTGTGTACTTTCAATGGCGAGGAAAGCGAATTCTCTTCTGATGTGATCTGCAAAGAGGGATTGAATGCGTTCGCTACCGCAGTGGCTCTTTCCCCGATAACCCTCACCTGGTTACCGATTGAGATTGTTAGAGCACCGCTACGGTCGCCTGGCGTACGGATTTTTCGCCGTCGCAAGTCCTCTTCAGTCGAGAGCCACCTTCTCGACAAGTCAATTTCAGAGTAAGGGCGTTAAACGGGCGGATCTCGATAGCTCTTTCGCCGCGGGGCTAGTATTTCTATCGAGAAAGCAGCTACGCCAATGCGCGTCTTTATTTATTAGTGGTCTGTCGTTCGCTTACTGGCCGGGGTTTCTAGAGTGGCGAATGCGGTTTTATGAGGCTGAGTCCCAGTGACCCGATTGGACGCCGTTCTGGCACGTGAGTTAGCTTTCGTATCCGTTTATATTTTGGGCTCCACAACCATGACTGATCGTCAGATCATTGTTCCAGATGGCATGAGATTGCTCTGCGAGCATGCTGGTTATGCACCAGCTGTAAAGGTAGGAAAGACTCTTTACTGCGCTGGTCAGGTAGGCCGGACGCCGGAATTATCAGTTATCGAAGACCCAGAGCAGCAGTTTTTGGCAGCTTGGGACAATCTCCGGCTCGTCTTGGAAGCCGGCGGGTGCGAATTTGAAGATGTCGTCGAAATGACAACTTATCACGTCGATATGCACCGCCACATGCCAATTTTTAGACGAGTGAAGGATAAAGTCTTTCCTCGGAGTACTTGTGCATGGACATGCATAGGTGTCGGTGAACTGGCTCGCCCCGGCCTTCTCGTGGAGATCAAATGTATCGCCGTAGAACGATAACTTTTCTGATAGGCACCTGAATATACAAATCCTGGATGGGTGTTTATCTATGCGGCAGCAGATGTGACACTTCACTCGCCCGTTGTGTCGGCAGGCACGCCATCCGCACGTTCCCACGCCTACTGGCGACGGGCAAGACAGGATTGTTTGAAGCTCAGTGTGATGACACGAAGGGCGACGGGGTTGTCGGTGCCGGCAACGCATAAGCCTGCTTCATCCGCGCCACCTCCGCTATTGGCGTGCGTCCGAAGAGGCGCTTGAAATCGCGGCTAAATTGCGAAGCACTTTCATAACCCACCAGAAATGCCGACTTGGCCGCTGTCAGGTCGTTACGCAGCATCAGTAATCGCGCTTGATGCAACCGCGTCGACTTGAGGTACTGCATAGGCGAGGAATCGGTCACCTTGCGAAAATGCAGATGAAAGTTAGGCACGCTCATCTGCGCTTCCTGGGCGAGGATTTCTACATCCAGATGCTCGTGGTAACAGCGGTGGATTTTGTGAATGGCGCGCGTCACCTTGCCGAACTGACCCTGCTGGGCGATAGCCGCGCGTAGGGTACCGCCTTGTTCGCCAGTGAGGATGCGGTAGTAGAGTTCGCGCAACATTGCTGGTCCGAGGATTTGCGCGTCGGCGCAGTCGCCCATGACTTCCAGAAAACGCAGGGTCGACTGGCGCAGCGGTTCGTCCATGGGCGAGGCGTACATACCCATAGGCTGAGCCACGCGGATGTTCCATACCTCATCTACCTGCTGAATCAGCTCGCCGGCCAGATTGAAATCCAGACGTATGTACACCGCCAGCATTGGCTCCGCCTCGCTAGCGTCGGTCTCCATTGTAAAAGGCACTGGCACTGACACCACCAGATAATGCTGGGCGTCATAGATGTAAACTTCATCACCCAGATAGCCGCGTTTCTGCCCCTGACAGAGGATGACAATGCCCGGTTCATATAAAACCGGCGTGCGCGTCAGCGGCCGGTTGGAACGCAGAAAACGCACATCATCCAGCGGACTCAGGTTGTAACCCTCCAGCGGTGCAAGCTGGTCCATCAACTGCACCATACGCGCAGTGCTCAGGTTCTTGGGTTTCGGCATCGATTGCCCGTTCTCCACTGTTATGCTCAGCCATCCGTGGAACAGCTAAGCGCTTCCCATTGCTCAATACTCTCCGCCGTCCGGTGCAGCTTGTCACGCACCAGAGCCAGGGCGTCACTGCCCAGCAGCAGTTGAGCCGGCGGGTTAGGGCTGTTGATAATAGTCATCATGGCGCGTGCGGCTTTCTGCGGGTCGCCCAGTTGAAGGCCGCTTTTTTCCTCACGGGCTTTTCGCACCGGGTCGAAGGTCGCATCGTAGTCACTGATGCTGCGCGGCGTACGCTGCATCGAACGACCTGCCCAGTCCGTTCGGAAAGACCCCGGCGCCACGGCCGTTACAAAAATATTGAAGGGTGCAAGTTCCTTGTTCAACGTATCAGAGATGCCCTCCAGGGCAAATTTGCTACCGCAGTAGTAAGCAATACCTGGCATGGTGATATAACCACCCATGGACGTGATATTGAGGATATGCCCCGCCCGTCGCTGGCGGAAAAAGGGCACAAACGCCTTGGTCATCGCCACCGCGCCGAATACATTGACGTCGAACTGACGGCGCATTTCCTCCAACGACGACTCCTCGAAAACCCCTTCGTGGCCATAACCCGCGTTGTTAACCAGCACATCCACTGGGCCATACTGATCCTCAACAGCGACGACGACGGCGTCGATGGCATTAAAGTGGGTAACGTCCAGCACCACGCCATGGGCTCTCTCAGGCAAGAGCGTTTGGAACGTTGCCAGAGAGGATTCGCTGCGAACAGTGCCGATCACTCGATGGCCCTGAGCGAGAGCTTCCTTAGCCAGGGCCTGGCCAAAGCCGCTACTAACGCCCGTGATAAAAATGGTTTTTTCTGCACGCATGGGGCGCACTCCTGAATATATAAGGTCAGGCTATGCTAGGGCGGAGAGTGGTTGGGAACTGTGCCTGATTCGATTTTAGTATTGCCTGATTCTATCGGAGTGCTCGGTGAGCAACTTGAAATCTGCTGGCAAAAAACGAGGCCAAAGGAAGAAAAACGACGGGCTTATTTACCTGCTCTAATGTCTGCTTCGTGTCGCAAGTCGTTTTTCGGTAACGCTGATGTGCATGCGGTCTGGCCGAAGGTGTCGCACCTGCGCTCCAAGGTTTTCGCATTGGCAGTAAAGGCTGCGCGCGCAGTTAATCGCCGAACAGATCGAACATCAGGTGCCTGAACCATTTATTGACGGGGCGCGGTTGTATTTGCTGGGCCAGAATAAATTGATGGCGATTTCGGTGAGGCAACGGGACTGGCGGGCTTGCAAATGAATGGATCTCCATGCCCATGAAAAGCCAGAAATGCTCAGCTAAACAGCCTGCCAGACGAAGCCTAAAGGCTCTCAGGGGCGCCAAAAAACATTTTGACTAGGCTCTGGGACAATGTTTTCAGGTCGATAACACTTTTGTTTGCCCCCACTTTTGCCCCCATTCATACCGAGTGTGCGAGTGATCGCAAATGGCGATCTCCGACGGACTTCGCTATTCCCGGCCAGTTAAGCCGTTGGGCCAGGTCGCTGATCAGTCGTTAGGCAAGTGCAACTGCACTTCCATGGCGTCATGAAGGAGTCTGACGACCTCGATCACGTCGTCGTTTGTCACACGATAGAACACTATATGGCGTGGGCTTTTGACCGTTCCATGGGTGTGTTTGGCCTGCTGGCGTGAATAAATGAGGTGATAGCTGCGAAGGCCCGGTGCAAGTTCATCGCGGTCGTGGCTGCCAATGCGATAAGGCGTGTCGGCAAGCGCTTGCAGCGCCGCGAGGATCAGCGCCTGGTAGCGCTGGCGTGCTTGATCGCCGAACTGCGTCTGGGAGAGCCTGAGGATGTCAACAATGTCGGCACGAGCCGGGTTGGAGATCCGATACTGCGGCATACTCAGTGTTTCTCTCTCGCAGGGAGGGTTGCCTCCAGGCTCAAGCTCTCGAGGTAGTGCTCCAGATCACCCTCGTTCACCTGAGTAAAGCGCCCGTGCTCAAGATCCATGATACCGATCGAGGTCGCCTGACGCAGTGCCTCAATTTTGGCGGTGTCTTCGGCGACGCGCTGCTCCAATAAACGTAAACCTTCTCGCATCACTTCGCTGGCATTCTGATAACGGCCGGACTGCACCAAGTCATGGATAACCTGGTCCTGGTGAGGGGTGAGCACAACGTTTCGCGTCGCCATAACTAGCTCCAGTTCTATGCAGACAGGTACTTTTGATGTTGGCATATTATGCCAATTTCGCTCAGGAGAATAGCTTGGGGCCGAAATCCGGCGATCAGGTGACGGCTGACTCGGCGCCAATCAGCAAGGTTCAAAGTCATCCTCACATAATGAAAGCAACCGGCAGATTGATTTGAAGATTGATATGCCTGACTGTGCGTGGGAGGAGGCGCGCGATGTGTGCTTCTCGATCCGCCCTGAAATCGATCGGCATGTTCGATGCCCATCAATATTTGCGTTTAAAGGCATCAAGAGAGGTTCCAATGCCCTACGAGTTAGAAAATCGCCTAGTGATCGGCGTCGCTTCCAGCGCTGTGTTTGATTTGCTGGCATCGGACGCAGTGTTTCAGAGTCAGGGGGAGGAGGAATACCGCAAGTTTCAGCAAAACAATCTGCACGTCCCGCTTCCTAAGGGGATAGCGTTCCCCTTCATCAAGCGTTTACTGTCAGTGAATGACCTGAGCGTCGATCCTACGGATCCGCTCGTCGAGGTGATACTTCTTTCGCGCAATGATCCCGACACTGGGCTGCGCGTACTGAAGACTATCGAGCACTACGGGCTTGGGATGACAAGGGCGATTTTCATGCAGGGAAAATCTCCTTATGAATATATACCAGCACTGAATATCGCTTTATTTTTGTCGGGTGACAAAAAAGACGTGGAAGCGGCTATCAGGGCCGGGTACCCGGCTGGCCAGGTTCTCGATTCAAAATTTGAAGACGACGAAACTGATAAAACCCTACGCATCGCATTCGACTTTGACGGCGTGCTCGCTGGCGATGAGTCCGAAACAATCATGCAGGCCTCTGGATTGTCTGAATTCCATGCGCACGAAGTGAAGAATGTCATGCAGCCCCATAACCCTGGGCCGCTGAAGGAATTCATGGTGCGGATATCCAAAATCCAGTCGGTCGAGGAGAAGCACAAAAAGCTCAATCCTGAATACGAAAACCGCATACGCGTCTCGATCGTCACAGCCCGCAATGCTCCGTCTCATGAGCGTGCGATGAATACACTCAAGAGTTGGGGTGTCATGGCCAATGACGCATTCTTCCTAGGCGGCATCGAGAAAGGAAAAATTTTAGGTGTATTGAAACCACACATCTTTTTCGATGACCAATCAGGGCACCTTAAATCGACTAGCGCAGTTGCTCCATCCGTGCACATTCCTTTCGGCATCACCAACCATGTCGCTACTGTGGATGCGCTAGAGCCTGAAGCGGATCAGGTCCAGCAGGTGATGTAACACGGTGGCTTGAGCGCGTAGTACCACAGGAATTCGTATCGGTTCTGTGCTTGAACTGGCCTAATGATCCCGGACACCTCTTAAGGGCGATATGATTCGCCCAATCAGGAGGTTCCATGCAAGAGCGATAGACCTACACCCGCGAGTTCAAGCAACGTGCTGCAAGCATGGTTCTTGATAGCTGCTCAGTTCCCGACGTCTGTGCATCTATGGACGTTGGGCCTACGGCTCTGCGCCGCTGGATTGGTCAGGTCCAATCGTTGTGTAGATACCTATGCCGATCAATGGGCCGATCAATGGGTTAAAACACGTGGCTACCAGCCACCGGGAAACCATTGCCGGGCGAGCTGCACCGTTACGCGCAAGGTGTGCTGGCTTTGTTCGCACGCAAGCGCCTGTTCTTCAGGCGACGCCGGTTTGCTCCACTTTGGCTGGGTTGCCAAGCGCTGTGCATAGCTAGCTTTAAACGCAGGGCTGGCCTCGCCAGTCAGCCGCATCGCTTTAGCATAGTCCGCCTCGAGATCTTCGGGCAGCGAACCACAGGCCAGTTTGGCTTGCTGATAGCGCACGGCGTACATGAAGCCATCGGTGGGGGCTTCGTCGTAGGTGTAGCGGGAGGGTTCTGCGGCCATGGCAGTACCGGTGAGGAATAGGGCGATGAGGAGGGGGCGTCCGTGCATGGGCGGGGAAAGTCTCGGGTGGTTGACGGTGCGTTTGACCTGAACACGAGTTGTATAGCATTGAACAGGCCACTCGTTAACTATGCGTGCCCGGTTTGAATTGCAGCGACCAAGGCAATGGGCCGTCATTGTTGGCCGCTACGAGCCATTCTTCGTATGCCGTTCGGATTTATAGGGTGTAAGAAATGTTTAGGCGTCTCATGGACTTGAGCAAGCGGTTGCGCAAGGATTTTGCTGCTGTAGCGGTTTCCAAGGAACAGGTTCTGCACTCGATGGAGGTGGACCCTCAGGCAGGACCCGTCGGGAGTTTGCCCGTGAATGTGCTGGACTACTGGCACAGAGCGCTGATTGCCGATGACTTGGGTGGCCTGCAAGCCACCGATGTCCGCATCCCGGTGACAAATTTCGCGGGGCTGGCCTGGCCCAACTTCAATCTCGGTTTCGGCAAGCGTCGGGCGCTGGCACTGGGCATTCTCACTGAGCGTGCCGCAGAGGCCCGGCGAAAACAGCAAGCGCAGGCGCTTGAGGCCTCAGAGGACGACGCAGAGGGGGCGCAGGAGGCGGACGAGCCGGATGACGATCCGCGTATTCCCATGGCGCTGGTGTTCCATCAAACCACCTCATCAAGCGATGAGGTCCAGGTCACGTGGCCCGACCCGGATAAAAAGCCTGCGCCGGGCGCGAAAAAAAAACGCCTCAAGCCCGACCGGCTGAATATCGCGTTCTGGTTTCCTTTCGACCTGAACGACAAAAACCAAATATGCCTACCACGCGACCCCAACGATTGCCGGCCGCGTGTGGTCCGCCAATGGCTTGAACCGCAGCCATTGATGGCGGCCAACGACCTGCCGCCGGCCATTGGCCACTTCGATTGCTATCGCGACGAGCTCAAGCTATTTCTCGCGACGTTGAGCCAAAGCGCCAATTTGAGCGGTTATGTCGACGCCTGTTTTGCCTTGTTCGCCCGCGTTCAAGCGGATGGGGTTGAGACGGGAATGGCCCCGATCACGGGGCAATGGGTTGCGGTGCCGCGACAGCCTGGCTATGCAACACGTGCGCTCGCCAACGTGTATGAAGCGATCCCCAATGCGCCGTCCATCGGCGCACTGGAGCAGCTCATAGGCGCCGGACGACACCGTTCGGCTGTCCAGGCAGGCGGCATGGCAGCGCCGCAGGTGACGATCCGGCACGTGGCCATGGTCGATAAGGCCACACACCTCGACAAGCCAGACGTCAATCGCGGCGCAGACCCCTTGAACGAATCGCAGCGCCGCGCATTGCACGCCCTCGGCCGGTTGGGTGAGCAGGTCGGGGTGGTTGCGGTCAGTGGGCCGCCGGGCACCGGGAAGACGGCCATGCTGCGTGCGATGATCGCCAACCAATGGGTGTTGGCGGCTTACGATAACCGCGAACATTGCCCCGTCACGTTTGTGTGCGGGGCGACCAACCAGAGTGTCGAGAATGTGATGGGCACGTTCAATGGTGCCGTAGGCAGGAAGCATGCCCTGGCACGTCGTTGGTTGGACCCTACGGGCAAGCCACTATTGGGTTTCACCGCCAGCGCACCGTCCAAGGCCAAGGGAAAAACCCATCGCAGCAAGTTCACCACGCTTGAGATCCGGCAAAAGCAGTTGCGCATCTTGGGCGTCGGGTCCTCCAGCCTCAAGCAATCGAACGAAGACGGTGTTGCGGCAGCCCTTGCTTTGGCGCGGCACTTTGAAGATGCCTTCCGCGAGCTGCCAGAGTTGTTCAATGCTTTGTTTAGCGTTGAGCAGAAACATCAGGTCAGTGATGCCACGCGTTTTATCTATCTCATGCAGAAGAGTGCTTCGACAACGCCTACGGCGTCGACCCTCTGCGAGCACTTGAATACGCTGAGCCAGGTATTGCGCAGTGGGTTGGCCTCAGCAATCGAGCGCCAGGCTGACATCGACGCGTTGATCGAGCCCGGTGAACTGGCTGCGCGCTTTCCCAGTGAGGCATGGGCATCTTCCTGGGCCATCGACATCCTCGCGGATTTGCGTGTGGCCGCAACCCCCGAGGCGCGCCAGGCGCAGCAGCAGAAATTGCTGGACGTGGTGTGGCGGCCGATTATTTTCCAGTTGGCCGCGCGTTACTGGGAGACGCGTTGGCTGGCCAGTGTGATCGCAACCCCCGAGCCTGGCAGCCGAAAGAACGCACTCAGGCACGCAGCCATGCTGTTTCCGTGCATTGTCGCCACCTTGCATAGCGCCCCACGGTTACTGGGAGAGGGCCGTAGGCCGCTGTTCGCGTTCCTGGATTTGCTGATTATCGATGAGGCGGGGCAAGCTGCGCCGGAGCTGGGTGTGCCGGTGCTTAGCCTGGCTAAAAAAGCCGTGGTGGTCGGCGATATGAAGCAGCTCTCCCCCGTGTCTTCGGTAACACCCGAGGTCGACGCGCGCCAGGTGCAGGACCGTTGGGCCGATCCGTCGTCTTTGGGCGCCTTGCTCGTGCGTGGCGCGGACTCCGCCACGGGTTCAATCATGAAGCTTGCCGGAACCGGGGCATCGTTTGCCGAGGCCATGCCGGACGGACGGCTACGGGACGGACTGCTCCTGCGGGAGCACTACCGTTGTGCAGAGTCGATCATCAATGTGTGTATCGATTTGCTGTACCACGATCACGACCGTGATGCCGAGGGCGGGTTGCTCAGCAAAGAGTTGGAACCCAAAGTGCCCAACCCGCTGGCAGGGCTGTTCGCGGATGCCGAGTTGCCCTTGCTCGAGGGCGAAGCTGAAATGCAGTTGCGCAAACGCATGAAGGCAACGTTCCCGCTACCGCCGCTCGGGTTCTATCAGACCGGTGGCCCGAACGATGAGCCCTGCAAAGGCGACTCATGGTCCAACCCTGGAGAAGCCAAGGCCATCGTGGACTGGCTTAAAGAGCACGGACCGCGTCTGGCGAAGTGGGTCGCCAGGGTCGAAGGCCACCCGGAGCAGCCGATAGGGTTGGAAAAACTTGTCGCGGTCGTCACGCCCTTTCGAGGCCAGGTCGAAGCGATAAAGCGTCGGGTGCGCGAAGAACTCGACCCTGATGACGCTGACCTGAGTGAGCGTTTGACCATCGGCACGGTTCATACCCTTCAAGGGGCGGAGAAACCTGTGGTGTTGTTCAGTGCCGTGAATCGGGAAAGCCGCGCCAGCCGTCGAACCGATACCAATCATCGTGAGCGGGTGTTTATCGATCGTGACGATGGGCGCCTGCTCAACGTAGCGATCAGTCGTGCGCAGAAAAGCTTCATTATGTTTGGCCATTCCGATCTGTTTTTTTCCCAGCAGGCGATGGACCCGAACAACGATTTGCCTTCGGCTGTGGTAGGACGATGCTTGGCCGGTGTGCGTGAGCCAGAGCATGAGCGGCTCACCTGCGCCCCGCGGGTGCCAGCGTGCAAGCTCGGTCCCGCCACGCTGATGGTTGTCGAATCCTTGCACAAGGCGAAAATCATTCAAGAACTGGTACCTGGCGGTACTCAGGTGTTCGGCTGTGGCGGTCATATTCGTGACCTCCCAGGCCCCGGTGCGATCAGTTGGCGTGATGGGTTCAAACCGCACTGGCAATTGAGCGAGCGCGAAGGCAGTGACCTGGCGGCGTCCCTACGCAATACCGGCAGCCGTTTACTGCAATGCACTGAGCTGGTGTTGGGGACGGACGATGATGCCCAAGGCGAAGCTATCGCCTGGCACATGATCCAGGTACTCAAGGAAGCACCGTGGTTCATGCATATCCAGAGGGTGCGTCGGGTAAGGTTTCATGCATTGACCACCCTCGAAATGGCCCGATCATTTGAGGAGGGTCGGTGTGTACAGGTCGAGGGCGCTACCGCCGACGAGCGAGCTGGCAGCGCTTGCCGGGCCTTGAATATGGGCTTGGCATATGGAGCCATTGCCCAGCGGGTGCTGGACAACCTCATCGGCTCGGTCTACATGCGTCACGGTATTGTCGGGGGCGGACGGGTCAAGGGGCCCTTGCTCAGGGTACTGGCGGGCCATGGTGACTCCCCGGGGTTACCCGGTAAACGGTTGGGTGTCGCGATAAGCCTGAAAGTGAACGATACCCTCGTGCCGGCTCGCTTGATGGTGCGGCGCGGCAGCGAAGCCTGGCGCGCGTGGGGCAGTGACCGCACAGAGAGCGTTCACACCTTGATCGACCAACTGAGCGACGCGGTGGTTTCACCGACACCTTGCCTGCTCGAGCATGAGGACTTGCTGCTGGCACCTGCTCAAAGCCTGGGCACTAACCTGGTCCTGCAAGAGGCGTTCAGGCGATTTGGCTGGATGCCGTCGAGCACCATGAGCACGTTGCAAAAACTGTATGAGATGCGCGAGGGGCAGGACGAGCCCGAGTCAGCACCGAACGACAATGGTTGGGCTGCATTGGATGCGCAGGGGCGCCTGTTCCTGACCGAGTCCGGACGGCGCCAGGCAGATAAGGTGCTGAACAACCCTTGGCTGAACACAATCAGCGCCAATGCGTTGTTGATGGCCTTCGACGATGCGCTGACTCACCTGTCCCAATTGCCGGATGCAGGGGAGGCGGACTACCTTGCGTTCGTGCACACCTGGGCGGCGCAGTTTGATGATCAGTGCGGCGCGCAGCCGGTTGCGGGCCCCCATGCACCAACGGTCGATGCGCAAGGCGCTGAGGTCGCGCTGTTTTCCCTGCAGCCCGCCGTCGAGCTGAATACGTGGGGCGCGCCTGCCGGTTCGCCTTCACCCGCTGAGGCCGAGCAGCACGACGATGATCCCGCGCCTGGTGCGCAAACCCACCCGGTTTCGGACGGCGGCCGCAGCGGTGCCCACGGAGCACTGGTGCCTCTGGACATCAGCCTGGAGGCCGACAACCCCAAGATGGCCGCGCTTACCCCGAGGCAGCGGCAACTTTACGACCTGATCTCCAAACTGATGTTGGCCTCTTCCCTGCGAGATGGACAGTTTCAGACTGTACGCCGGATTTACACCCTGACGTGGCCGGGTAAACCGGCTGTCCGGCAGGTTGAAATTGGTGTCGAGGTGATAACAGGCAAGCCGGGCAGCTACCCAGGCTGGTTTACGCTGGACCCCGATGGCCTGCACCAGCACACGCGCAATTGGGCGTCGGCAGAGATGGAGGCAGTGCTCGATGAGCAAAGCCCTCGCTTGCAAGTGATAGTGCAAGACCACGGCATACGCACCCGCTCGCTGCTTGAGCCGACAGTCGATCATTTATTGGCGTGGATGCAAGCGCGTGGACACGGTAGGCCCTCGACATTCGGCAAGCACATCGATGATCTCGTACGTGGCAATACGTCGAACGCGCGCGCGGAGGGCACTGCCGATGAATAGCAGTTTTGCCGCCATGACCCTGATGCGAAACGCCTATGAGGCCGCATTGCGCGACCCCTCGGACGCAGTTGCCCAGGCAGCGTTCGTCGCTGCGCACCAAGCGCAACAGCACACGTTCGTTGATTCATTCGACGTCGCGGGCATTACCTACCCGCGTACTGATGGGCACACACTGAGTGAGCGTGAAGCGCGCGAGGTGATTTCCAGAATCCTGTCCAACCCGGCGTACAGCGTATCGGACCTGCGGCCCAGCGTCATTGAAGCGGCCTACCCGCTACAGGCAGACGTGCTGCGTGTGGAAATCGAAGCCACGGTCGCGCGGGCCAATAAAATCAATGGGCTCGACTGGCGAACCGACGCGCTCGATGCCAGCACCAAGCAAGCGATGCGTGAACTGCTACGCATGCCCACCTTGGCGGGCGGCTACAAAATCATTTCCCAGGTCAAGTCCGCGGCCAACGCCCAGGTGTTGAATATCTACCGTGGCTACGATGCCGATCACTTGATCCCCGACAAGGCACTGCGAGGGTCACTGCACAGGGGGCAGTCTTTCAGCCTTGACCAGAGCTACGCGACGTTTATGCAGGATTCACAGAACAGAGGATCGCAGCATAAATTTGTGACGGACGCCCAGAAACACACACGCAAACGGCTGCGCGGCAATCCGACACTGCTCGCGAAAAACCCAACGACTGGCGAGTACCTGGAGCATGTGCTTGAGTGGATGACCCATGTCTATACCACCGCGGATCTGGGTGTGGATGTGGCCGTCAGGAACAGTGGCCTTGCCAACTCGGATGAATTCAAACGTTTCAACGTCAAAGGTTTTGCCTTGGCGCAGGCAGGGTTCATGACGTGGAATGAACGCAAAAGTGTCGGCCGCGCTGTCGCCATGGTGCTCCTGATTGAGGCGCGAGAGTTCTACACGGCGGTCGGCTGGCCCATGGACAGGGAGTTGCCTTTGTTCTACGACGTACCTTC
Encoded proteins:
- a CDS encoding AAA domain-containing protein, coding for MFRRLMDLSKRLRKDFAAVAVSKEQVLHSMEVDPQAGPVGSLPVNVLDYWHRALIADDLGGLQATDVRIPVTNFAGLAWPNFNLGFGKRRALALGILTERAAEARRKQQAQALEASEDDAEGAQEADEPDDDPRIPMALVFHQTTSSSDEVQVTWPDPDKKPAPGAKKKRLKPDRLNIAFWFPFDLNDKNQICLPRDPNDCRPRVVRQWLEPQPLMAANDLPPAIGHFDCYRDELKLFLATLSQSANLSGYVDACFALFARVQADGVETGMAPITGQWVAVPRQPGYATRALANVYEAIPNAPSIGALEQLIGAGRHRSAVQAGGMAAPQVTIRHVAMVDKATHLDKPDVNRGADPLNESQRRALHALGRLGEQVGVVAVSGPPGTGKTAMLRAMIANQWVLAAYDNREHCPVTFVCGATNQSVENVMGTFNGAVGRKHALARRWLDPTGKPLLGFTASAPSKAKGKTHRSKFTTLEIRQKQLRILGVGSSSLKQSNEDGVAAALALARHFEDAFRELPELFNALFSVEQKHQVSDATRFIYLMQKSASTTPTASTLCEHLNTLSQVLRSGLASAIERQADIDALIEPGELAARFPSEAWASSWAIDILADLRVAATPEARQAQQQKLLDVVWRPIIFQLAARYWETRWLASVIATPEPGSRKNALRHAAMLFPCIVATLHSAPRLLGEGRRPLFAFLDLLIIDEAGQAAPELGVPVLSLAKKAVVVGDMKQLSPVSSVTPEVDARQVQDRWADPSSLGALLVRGADSATGSIMKLAGTGASFAEAMPDGRLRDGLLLREHYRCAESIINVCIDLLYHDHDRDAEGGLLSKELEPKVPNPLAGLFADAELPLLEGEAEMQLRKRMKATFPLPPLGFYQTGGPNDEPCKGDSWSNPGEAKAIVDWLKEHGPRLAKWVARVEGHPEQPIGLEKLVAVVTPFRGQVEAIKRRVREELDPDDADLSERLTIGTVHTLQGAEKPVVLFSAVNRESRASRRTDTNHRERVFIDRDDGRLLNVAISRAQKSFIMFGHSDLFFSQQAMDPNNDLPSAVVGRCLAGVREPEHERLTCAPRVPACKLGPATLMVVESLHKAKIIQELVPGGTQVFGCGGHIRDLPGPGAISWRDGFKPHWQLSEREGSDLAASLRNTGSRLLQCTELVLGTDDDAQGEAIAWHMIQVLKEAPWFMHIQRVRRVRFHALTTLEMARSFEEGRCVQVEGATADERAGSACRALNMGLAYGAIAQRVLDNLIGSVYMRHGIVGGGRVKGPLLRVLAGHGDSPGLPGKRLGVAISLKVNDTLVPARLMVRRGSEAWRAWGSDRTESVHTLIDQLSDAVVSPTPCLLEHEDLLLAPAQSLGTNLVLQEAFRRFGWMPSSTMSTLQKLYEMREGQDEPESAPNDNGWAALDAQGRLFLTESGRRQADKVLNNPWLNTISANALLMAFDDALTHLSQLPDAGEADYLAFVHTWAAQFDDQCGAQPVAGPHAPTVDAQGAEVALFSLQPAVELNTWGAPAGSPSPAEAEQHDDDPAPGAQTHPVSDGGRSGAHGALVPLDISLEADNPKMAALTPRQRQLYDLISKLMLASSLRDGQFQTVRRIYTLTWPGKPAVRQVEIGVEVITGKPGSYPGWFTLDPDGLHQHTRNWASAEMEAVLDEQSPRLQVIVQDHGIRTRSLLEPTVDHLLAWMQARGHGRPSTFGKHIDDLVRGNTSNARAEGTADE